One Dietzia sp. JS16-p6b genomic window carries:
- a CDS encoding ATP-dependent DNA helicase RecQ, which yields MGDMTSAPGAVSTTGPDRQALRSRADELLRALAGPHASLREDQWTAIDSLVADRRRALVVQRTGWGKSAVYFIAARLLRELGSGPTVIVSPLLALMRNQVEAAARAGVRAATINSANMTEWDDVRASVRAGEVDVLLVSPERLNNPDFRDTVLPALAADAGLVVVDEAHCVSDWGHDFRPDYRRIRTLLADLPEGVPVLATTATANDRVVRDVAQQLGVGERPGGSGGPDGDAGDAASDTLVLRGGLDRESLRLSVVAIDDSERRAAWLAENLESLPGSGIIYSLTVAAAEDMAGLLTSAGHRVGAYTGRTDAGEREELERSLLDNEVKALVATSALGMGFDKPDLGFVVHLGAPPSPISYYQQIGRAGRAAERAEVVLLPGPEDRAIWNHFASLAFPPEDVVRRVLDALEPDRPQSTQALEPAVDLGRTRLEMVLKVLDVDGAVQRVRGGWIATGRQWHYDAERYAGLARARRSEQEAMIAYEQTGSCRMEFLRRQLDDPTLDPASGGCGRCDNCTGDRRAASVDEGALTRAREALERPGVVLPPRRQWPTGLARLDVPLKGKIADGPAEGRALARLTDLGLGQKLRGLLSGADQEAPDWVVRACVPVLRDWGWEERPTGVVALLTGERPVLVGSLARALAQMGRMDHLGELTRDPDLPPVTAQNSAYRVAQLWGTLSGPESTPTGPALLVTDLHETGWTATEAARHLRVAGARAVLPLAVAAAG from the coding sequence ATGGGCGACATGACCTCAGCTCCCGGCGCCGTCTCCACCACAGGACCCGACCGTCAGGCGCTCCGCTCGCGGGCCGACGAACTGCTGCGCGCCCTCGCCGGTCCGCACGCGAGCCTCCGGGAGGACCAGTGGACCGCGATCGACTCGCTCGTGGCCGACCGGCGGCGCGCACTCGTGGTGCAGCGCACCGGCTGGGGCAAGTCGGCGGTGTACTTCATCGCCGCCCGACTGCTCCGCGAGCTGGGCTCGGGGCCCACGGTGATCGTCTCGCCGCTGTTGGCCCTCATGCGCAACCAGGTCGAGGCCGCCGCGCGGGCGGGCGTACGCGCGGCCACGATCAACTCGGCCAACATGACGGAATGGGACGACGTGCGCGCCTCGGTCCGCGCCGGCGAGGTGGACGTGCTCCTGGTCAGCCCGGAACGGCTCAACAACCCCGACTTCCGCGACACCGTGCTGCCCGCCCTGGCCGCGGACGCCGGCCTGGTGGTGGTCGACGAGGCCCACTGCGTCTCGGACTGGGGGCACGACTTCCGGCCCGATTACCGCCGGATACGCACGCTTCTGGCGGACCTGCCCGAGGGCGTGCCGGTCCTGGCCACCACCGCCACGGCCAACGACCGGGTGGTGCGCGACGTGGCACAGCAGCTCGGTGTGGGCGAACGACCGGGTGGGTCCGGGGGCCCTGACGGGGACGCGGGCGACGCGGCGTCCGACACCCTCGTTCTGCGCGGAGGGTTGGACCGGGAATCGCTGCGCTTGTCGGTCGTGGCGATCGACGACTCGGAGCGCCGCGCGGCGTGGCTGGCGGAGAACCTGGAATCCCTGCCGGGCAGCGGGATCATCTACAGCCTCACCGTGGCGGCGGCCGAGGACATGGCCGGATTGCTCACCTCCGCCGGGCACCGTGTGGGCGCCTACACCGGCCGCACCGACGCCGGCGAGCGCGAGGAACTGGAGCGCTCGTTGCTGGACAACGAGGTCAAGGCGCTGGTCGCCACGTCCGCGCTGGGCATGGGATTCGACAAACCCGACCTGGGCTTCGTGGTCCACCTGGGGGCCCCTCCGTCGCCCATCTCCTACTACCAGCAGATCGGTCGCGCGGGTCGCGCGGCCGAGCGCGCCGAGGTGGTGCTCCTGCCCGGGCCCGAGGACCGGGCCATCTGGAACCACTTCGCCTCCCTGGCCTTCCCCCCCGAGGACGTGGTCCGCCGGGTCCTCGACGCCCTGGAACCGGACCGGCCGCAGTCGACCCAGGCCCTCGAGCCCGCGGTCGATCTGGGCAGGACCCGGCTGGAGATGGTGCTCAAGGTCCTCGACGTGGACGGTGCGGTCCAGCGGGTGCGAGGAGGGTGGATCGCCACCGGGCGACAGTGGCACTACGACGCCGAGCGTTACGCCGGGCTGGCCCGGGCCAGGCGGTCGGAGCAGGAGGCGATGATCGCCTACGAGCAGACCGGCTCGTGTCGGATGGAGTTCCTGCGTCGGCAGCTCGACGACCCCACGCTCGACCCGGCCTCCGGCGGGTGCGGTCGATGCGACAACTGCACGGGTGACCGGAGGGCGGCGTCCGTCGACGAGGGTGCCCTGACCCGGGCACGCGAGGCGCTGGAGCGCCCGGGGGTGGTCCTGCCCCCGCGCCGACAGTGGCCCACCGGTCTCGCGCGGCTCGACGTCCCGTTGAAGGGAAAGATCGCCGACGGGCCCGCCGAGGGACGCGCCCTTGCCCGCCTCACCGACCTGGGGCTGGGCCAGAAGCTCCGCGGACTACTCTCCGGGGCCGACCAGGAGGCTCCCGACTGGGTGGTCCGTGCGTGCGTCCCGGTTCTGCGCGACTGGGGGTGGGAGGAACGGCCCACCGGGGTGGTGGCCCTGCTCACCGGCGAGCGGCCGGTACTCGTGGGGAGCCTGGCCCGCGCGCTCGCGCAGATGGGCCGGATGGACCACCTCGGGGAGCTCACCAGAGATCCCGACCTGCCCCCGGTCACCGCCCAGAACTCCGCCTACCGGGTCGCCCAGCTCTGGGGCACGCTGTCCGGACCGGAATCCACCCCCACCGGGCCGGCCCTTCTGGTCACCGATCTGCACGAAACGGGATGGACGGCAACGGAGGCCGCTCGGCACCTGCGAGTTGCCGGAGCCCGGGCCGTCCTGCCCCTAGCGGTGGCCGCCGCCGGGTGA
- a CDS encoding TrkA family potassium uptake protein: protein MVVLGLGRFGKSLALELMAQGAEVLGVDSSDAVVQKVAHRLTHAVVADTTDEESLRQLSVHQFDRAVVGMGSDLEASLLTASVLINLEVPNIWAKATSNSHAKILTQIGVHHVVRPEHDMGKRVAHLVRGRMIDYIEFDDGFAMVKTSAPTFALGQPLGQSSIRTDFGVTVVAIKRPGEGFTYATAETVLTEGDTIIVSGRVRDTERFAELS from the coding sequence GTGGTGGTTCTGGGACTGGGCCGGTTCGGCAAGTCCCTGGCCCTGGAGTTGATGGCGCAGGGCGCCGAGGTCCTGGGCGTGGACTCCAGCGATGCCGTGGTGCAGAAGGTCGCACACCGTCTGACCCACGCGGTGGTGGCCGATACCACCGACGAGGAGTCACTGCGCCAGCTGTCGGTCCACCAGTTCGACCGCGCTGTCGTGGGGATGGGGTCCGATCTCGAGGCGAGCCTGCTCACCGCGTCGGTGCTCATCAACCTGGAGGTACCCAACATCTGGGCCAAAGCCACCAGCAACTCCCACGCCAAGATCCTCACCCAGATCGGCGTCCACCACGTCGTACGACCCGAGCACGACATGGGCAAACGTGTCGCCCACCTGGTGCGGGGAAGGATGATCGACTACATCGAGTTCGACGACGGCTTCGCCATGGTCAAGACGTCCGCGCCGACCTTCGCACTCGGCCAGCCGCTCGGGCAGAGCAGCATCCGCACCGACTTCGGGGTCACCGTGGTGGCCATCAAGCGTCCGGGGGAGGGGTTCACCTACGCCACGGCCGAGACGGTCCTGACCGAGGGCGACACCATCATCGTCTCGGGTCGGGTCCGAGACACCGAACGCTTTGCCGAGCTCTCATGA
- a CDS encoding TetR/AcrR family transcriptional regulator, whose amino-acid sequence MNTEPSRRDSILAAAAEYFAEQGYHSAGMRGIADSVGIKGASLYNHFGSKEEILYAIALKMTRVPVEENLLVLDETGTPTERLTALIDVHLRHLAVNRVEHLVSLRELSALTEEHRDRVVGYRKYYQRRVRDVIAAGIRAGEFGVDDPMRAAVAILDLMNGVSWWLRDDYDIDSLVSTYVDYIVDGILRRR is encoded by the coding sequence CTGAACACCGAGCCCAGCAGACGCGACTCGATACTGGCCGCGGCGGCCGAGTACTTCGCCGAGCAGGGCTACCACTCGGCGGGGATGCGCGGCATCGCCGATTCGGTGGGGATCAAGGGCGCCAGCCTGTACAACCACTTCGGTTCCAAAGAGGAGATCCTCTACGCGATCGCACTGAAGATGACCCGTGTGCCCGTGGAGGAGAACCTGCTCGTCCTCGACGAGACCGGGACACCGACCGAGCGGCTCACCGCCCTGATCGACGTCCACCTCCGCCACCTCGCGGTGAACCGTGTGGAGCATCTGGTGAGCCTACGGGAGCTCTCCGCGCTCACGGAGGAACACCGTGACCGCGTGGTCGGGTACCGCAAGTACTACCAGCGACGGGTGCGCGACGTGATCGCCGCGGGCATCCGCGCCGGGGAGTTCGGCGTCGACGACCCGATGCGTGCGGCCGTCGCGATCCTGGACCTCATGAACGGCGTGAGCTGGTGGCTGCGGGACGACTACGACATCGACTCCCTGGTCTCCACCTACGTGGACTACATCGTCGACGGGATCCTCCGGCGCAGGTGA
- a CDS encoding glutamate decarboxylase: protein MAENSHVTARHTTARHAAARHTPARHTTDEGGESLTLDSVFVRPGEATELPRFTLPGDPSLPETAYQIVHDEAMLDGNARLNLATFVSTWMDDEARRLYAETVDKNMIDKDEYPQTAAIEERCWRMIADLWNVPDVRESIGTSTIGSSEACMLGGLALKRRWQSARRAAGRSTESPNIVLSTAVQVCWEKFCNYFEVEPRWVPISAEHPMLDGHDLEEYVDENTIGVVAIMGVTYTGAYEPVAEIARKLDQIQETTGLDVRIHVDGASGGMVAPFCQPDLEWDFRVGRVASINTSGHKYGLVYPGVGWIVWRDRESLPESMIFHCSYLGGDMPTLALNFSRPGAQVLLQYYMFLRLGREGYRRVQQASLDVAQFLASEIGALAPFELVSRGDTIPVIAWRLKEGYTETWTLYDLSDRLRMKGWLVPAYPLADDLAHLTVLRIVVRVGLGRDLAAALIKDLAGEVMFLDQLDSPMPRKGPGSHFHH from the coding sequence GTGGCCGAGAATTCGCACGTCACAGCCCGTCACACGACTGCACGCCACGCTGCCGCACGTCACACACCGGCGCGTCACACCACCGACGAGGGCGGCGAGTCACTGACCCTCGATTCGGTCTTCGTGCGTCCCGGCGAGGCCACGGAGCTGCCCCGCTTCACGCTGCCGGGGGACCCCTCGCTTCCCGAGACGGCCTATCAGATCGTCCACGACGAGGCGATGCTCGACGGCAACGCGAGACTCAACCTCGCGACGTTCGTCTCCACGTGGATGGACGACGAGGCCCGGCGCCTGTACGCCGAGACCGTCGACAAGAACATGATCGACAAGGACGAGTACCCCCAGACCGCCGCGATCGAGGAGCGCTGCTGGAGGATGATCGCCGATCTCTGGAACGTGCCCGACGTCCGGGAGTCCATCGGCACCTCCACGATCGGCTCGTCCGAGGCCTGCATGCTGGGTGGGCTCGCGCTCAAGCGACGCTGGCAGTCCGCGCGGCGGGCGGCCGGTCGGTCCACCGAGAGCCCCAACATCGTCCTGTCGACCGCCGTGCAGGTCTGCTGGGAGAAGTTCTGCAACTACTTCGAGGTCGAGCCCCGCTGGGTGCCCATCTCGGCGGAGCACCCGATGCTCGACGGACACGATCTGGAGGAGTACGTCGACGAGAACACCATCGGGGTGGTGGCCATCATGGGCGTCACCTACACCGGTGCCTACGAGCCGGTCGCGGAGATCGCCCGGAAGCTCGACCAGATCCAGGAGACCACCGGTCTCGACGTCCGCATCCACGTCGACGGCGCGTCAGGCGGCATGGTCGCGCCGTTCTGCCAACCCGATCTCGAGTGGGATTTCCGTGTCGGGCGCGTCGCGTCCATCAACACCTCCGGCCACAAGTACGGGCTCGTCTACCCGGGCGTGGGCTGGATCGTGTGGCGCGACAGGGAGTCACTCCCGGAGAGCATGATCTTCCACTGCAGCTACCTCGGTGGCGACATGCCCACCCTGGCGCTGAACTTCTCGCGACCCGGGGCGCAGGTCCTCCTGCAGTACTACATGTTCCTCCGGCTCGGGCGGGAAGGTTACCGCCGTGTCCAGCAGGCGTCTCTGGACGTCGCCCAGTTCCTGGCCTCGGAGATCGGAGCGCTCGCCCCCTTCGAGTTGGTGAGCCGTGGCGACACGATTCCGGTGATCGCCTGGCGGCTCAAGGAGGGGTACACGGAGACGTGGACCCTGTACGACCTGTCGGATCGACTCAGGATGAAGGGCTGGCTCGTGCCCGCCTATCCGCTGGCCGACGATCTGGCGCACCTGACCGTGCTGCGCATCGTGGTCCGGGTCGGCCTGGGACGCGACCTGGCCGCCGCGCTGATCAAGGACCTCGCCGGCGAGGTGATGTTCCTCGACCAGCTCGACTCACCGATGCCGCGCAAGGGCCCCGGGTCGCACTTCCACCACTGA
- a CDS encoding calcium/sodium antiporter, whose translation MSALTLGALAVGFVLLVAGGESLVRGASRLAVTIGMSPLVVGLTVVAFATSTPELAVSVDAALSGHPGLAVGNVVGSNIANILLILGLTALVAPLLAKSRIVRVDIPIMVGFSIVLLVVALDGVISALNGMLLLAGLVAYVVVTVVISRKRTADTVETTHDGSTAESTAGAESDADAEADEDGGAHKGAHSILMSCAMVALGVLLLVVGARLLVTAASDLAAAWGMSDLVIGLTVVAIGTSLPELATSLVAAFRGERDMAVGNIVGSNMFNIGAVLGVTSLITPIEVAAGAIRFDLPIMVAVALALLPIAFTGMAIKRWEGFLFAGFYAAYIAYVVLQASGHDALEPFSTAMLWFVIPFTAVWLVVLATYELGVIRGRKLARRQLAARE comes from the coding sequence GTGAGTGCCCTGACTCTGGGCGCGCTCGCTGTCGGCTTCGTCCTGCTCGTCGCGGGCGGGGAGTCCCTCGTGCGGGGAGCGAGCAGATTGGCCGTCACCATTGGGATGTCGCCGCTGGTGGTGGGGTTGACCGTCGTCGCGTTCGCCACCTCCACCCCGGAGCTCGCGGTGAGCGTCGACGCCGCCCTGAGTGGTCACCCCGGGCTGGCGGTCGGCAACGTGGTGGGCAGCAACATCGCGAACATCCTGCTCATCCTGGGGCTCACCGCGTTGGTCGCCCCACTACTCGCGAAGTCCCGCATCGTCCGTGTCGACATTCCCATCATGGTGGGGTTCTCCATCGTGCTGTTGGTGGTGGCTCTGGACGGGGTGATCAGTGCGCTGAACGGCATGCTGCTGCTCGCCGGGTTGGTGGCGTACGTGGTGGTGACGGTGGTCATCTCCCGCAAGCGCACCGCCGACACGGTGGAGACGACGCACGACGGGTCGACGGCCGAGAGCACGGCCGGCGCGGAGTCAGACGCGGACGCTGAAGCGGACGAGGACGGGGGGGCACACAAGGGGGCGCACTCGATCCTCATGAGCTGCGCGATGGTCGCCCTGGGCGTACTCCTGCTGGTCGTCGGCGCTCGACTGCTGGTCACCGCGGCGAGCGATCTCGCGGCGGCCTGGGGTATGAGCGATCTGGTCATCGGCCTCACCGTGGTGGCGATAGGCACCTCACTCCCCGAGCTCGCGACCAGCCTGGTGGCCGCGTTCCGGGGTGAGCGCGACATGGCGGTGGGGAACATCGTCGGCAGCAACATGTTCAACATCGGCGCGGTTCTGGGCGTCACGTCCCTGATCACTCCGATCGAGGTCGCAGCGGGGGCGATCCGATTCGACCTCCCGATCATGGTGGCCGTCGCACTGGCCCTGTTGCCCATCGCGTTCACCGGTATGGCGATCAAGCGCTGGGAGGGGTTCCTCTTCGCCGGTTTCTACGCGGCCTACATCGCGTACGTGGTGCTCCAGGCTTCGGGGCACGACGCCTTGGAGCCGTTCAGCACTGCCATGCTCTGGTTCGTGATCCCCTTCACCGCGGTGTGGCTGGTCGTGCTGGCCACCTACGAACTCGGCGTGATCCGGGGGCGGAAGCTGGCACGACGACAGCTCGCCGCGCGGGAGTAG
- a CDS encoding TrkH family potassium uptake protein → MSFAAAIVVGTALLLLPGAVEPGSSTGFTEALFTSTSAMCLTGLIVVDTPVHWSGFGQVVILALIQVGGLGIMTMASMVGLVLADQIGLKARMNTAAEARASELGDVRDVVIGVIRLSIGIELVTAAALALRFALGYDEPVLRALWLGVFHSISSFNNAGFALYSDNMIGFATDPWICVPLMVAVILGGLGFPVLFEIGRRLRRRPPRSRSRAGWTLHTRLTVSVTAVLLALGFGAVLALEWARTLQGYNAAEKVLVAAFQGVMPRTAGFNSVDYADLDDATLLVTDVLMFIGGGSGGTAGGIKVTTFALLLFIIIAEVRGERSVTILDRRVDTRVQRQALAVALIGIGLVTTSTIVLLAGTPFGLNELLFEVTSAFATVGLSTGITAELPHWGQWILILLMYLGRIGPITMVSALAARQRGRRYDLPAERPLIG, encoded by the coding sequence ATGAGCTTCGCCGCTGCGATCGTGGTGGGCACGGCGCTGTTGCTCCTGCCCGGAGCCGTCGAGCCCGGGAGCAGTACCGGGTTCACCGAGGCGCTGTTCACCTCGACGTCGGCGATGTGTCTGACGGGGCTGATCGTCGTGGACACCCCGGTGCACTGGTCGGGGTTCGGTCAGGTGGTCATCCTCGCCCTGATCCAGGTCGGCGGCCTGGGGATCATGACCATGGCCTCGATGGTCGGGCTGGTGCTGGCCGATCAGATCGGGCTCAAGGCCCGGATGAACACCGCGGCAGAGGCCCGTGCCTCCGAACTCGGCGACGTCCGCGACGTCGTCATCGGCGTGATCCGGCTGAGCATCGGGATCGAACTCGTCACCGCCGCCGCGCTGGCACTCCGCTTCGCCCTGGGCTACGACGAGCCCGTGCTGCGGGCCCTCTGGCTCGGGGTGTTCCACTCCATCTCGTCGTTCAACAACGCCGGGTTCGCGCTCTACAGCGACAACATGATCGGGTTCGCCACCGACCCGTGGATCTGTGTCCCCCTGATGGTCGCGGTGATCCTGGGTGGCCTGGGGTTCCCGGTCCTGTTCGAGATCGGCCGGCGGCTCCGGCGCAGGCCTCCCCGCAGCCGGTCGCGGGCGGGGTGGACGCTGCACACGCGCCTGACCGTCTCGGTGACGGCGGTGCTGCTGGCCCTCGGGTTCGGAGCTGTCCTGGCGTTGGAGTGGGCCCGCACCCTCCAGGGGTACAACGCGGCGGAGAAGGTCCTGGTGGCGGCGTTCCAGGGCGTGATGCCCCGGACCGCCGGGTTCAACAGTGTCGACTACGCCGACCTGGACGACGCGACGTTGCTCGTCACCGATGTGCTGATGTTCATCGGCGGGGGCAGCGGCGGCACCGCCGGCGGGATCAAGGTGACCACCTTCGCCCTGCTGCTGTTCATCATCATCGCCGAGGTCCGCGGCGAGCGGTCGGTGACCATTCTCGACCGTCGCGTCGACACCCGGGTGCAGCGACAGGCACTCGCGGTGGCGCTGATCGGGATCGGGCTCGTCACGACCTCGACGATCGTGCTGCTCGCCGGCACGCCGTTCGGCCTCAACGAGTTGCTCTTCGAGGTGACCTCCGCGTTCGCCACGGTGGGATTGTCCACGGGGATCACCGCCGAACTGCCCCACTGGGGGCAGTGGATACTGATACTGCTCATGTACCTCGGCCGCATCGGCCCGATCACCATGGTCAGTGCACTGGCCGCGCGACAGCGTGGCCGACGGTACGACCTTCCCGCAGAAAGGCCCCTCATTGGCTAG
- a CDS encoding class I adenylate-forming enzyme family protein, which translates to MEQPVRVPSSAPESRQNPGDGRTTDRRLTSTQSALLGRATLGDQLRRHAQSRAGKAAIVSYAPGGGRTVTTYGELDRGANRAAHMLLGLGVSRGDRVAVMARNRVESVIAYYGALKIGAAYSGINVLLGVGEVAHQLDHLEPAAVVVAAEFLPVVRAALGDSGHRPEIIVLDATAPDGTGTDGMGPDGPDSGSTDDPGCHDFDRLLDSSSDTEPECDVDELDLAMIVYTSGTEAAPKGVMLPHRNYLISTSPAYTWGLRCLDDDVWLFVMPFHTIAGIGSLTSLILLGATLVLPASLAPADVLAMIKTEQISVLAQTPTFFISLADHPDFGPDAVGTIQRCLTYGGQVSPRTVDAWHRAAPRSIWGTYWGQSELTQLGSVGWFRQLEDVPGQDPTWIGKPVGHLEVKVVDADGNESESGELLCRTPSVMAGYFRDPEKTAAVLDGGWLHTGDIVRRDAEGNMFFLDRNKDMIKTGGYNVSSQEVERVLQAHPGVARAAVVGLPDEYWSEAVTGFVIAVDGSDVSGPELREHCKTALAGYKVPKVITIVDGLPTDPQGKLLKRELRRLHAKD; encoded by the coding sequence ATGGAACAGCCGGTTCGAGTCCCCTCGAGTGCCCCCGAGTCCCGCCAGAACCCGGGGGACGGTCGCACCACGGACCGGCGCCTGACCTCCACGCAGTCCGCCCTCCTGGGACGGGCGACCCTCGGTGATCAGCTCCGGCGTCACGCGCAGAGCCGGGCCGGCAAAGCCGCGATCGTCTCCTACGCCCCCGGTGGCGGGCGGACCGTCACCACCTACGGTGAGCTCGACCGTGGCGCCAACCGGGCTGCTCACATGCTCCTCGGACTCGGCGTGTCCCGCGGCGACCGGGTCGCTGTGATGGCACGAAACCGTGTCGAGTCGGTCATCGCCTACTACGGAGCTCTCAAGATCGGGGCCGCCTACTCCGGGATCAACGTGCTGCTGGGGGTGGGAGAGGTGGCTCATCAGCTCGACCACCTCGAGCCCGCGGCCGTCGTCGTCGCCGCGGAGTTCCTCCCGGTCGTCCGGGCGGCGCTCGGCGATTCCGGACACCGGCCCGAGATCATCGTGCTCGACGCCACGGCGCCTGACGGAACGGGGACCGACGGCATGGGACCCGACGGTCCGGACTCCGGCTCCACCGATGACCCGGGGTGTCACGACTTCGACCGTCTCCTCGACTCGTCCTCGGACACGGAGCCCGAATGCGACGTCGACGAGCTCGACCTCGCGATGATCGTCTACACGAGCGGGACCGAAGCGGCCCCCAAAGGGGTCATGCTGCCGCATCGCAACTACCTCATCTCCACCTCGCCCGCCTACACGTGGGGGTTGCGCTGCCTGGACGACGACGTCTGGCTCTTCGTCATGCCGTTCCACACGATCGCCGGCATCGGCTCGCTGACCTCGCTCATCCTGCTGGGCGCGACTCTCGTCCTCCCGGCCAGCCTCGCGCCCGCCGACGTGTTGGCGATGATCAAGACGGAGCAGATCTCGGTCCTGGCTCAGACGCCCACGTTCTTCATCTCGCTGGCGGACCATCCGGACTTCGGGCCCGACGCGGTGGGGACCATCCAGCGGTGTCTGACCTACGGGGGACAGGTCTCCCCGCGAACGGTGGACGCCTGGCACCGCGCCGCGCCGCGGTCGATCTGGGGAACCTACTGGGGCCAGTCGGAGCTGACCCAGCTGGGGTCGGTCGGCTGGTTCAGGCAACTCGAGGACGTTCCCGGGCAGGACCCCACCTGGATCGGCAAGCCCGTCGGCCATCTGGAGGTCAAGGTGGTCGACGCCGACGGGAACGAGTCCGAGAGCGGGGAGCTCCTGTGCCGCACCCCGTCGGTGATGGCGGGGTACTTCAGGGATCCCGAGAAGACCGCCGCGGTCCTCGACGGCGGGTGGCTCCACACCGGTGACATCGTCCGACGCGATGCCGAGGGCAACATGTTCTTCCTCGACCGCAACAAGGACATGATCAAGACAGGGGGATACAACGTGTCCTCCCAGGAGGTCGAGCGCGTCCTCCAGGCGCACCCCGGGGTGGCGCGTGCCGCCGTCGTCGGACTCCCGGACGAGTACTGGTCCGAGGCCGTCACCGGGTTCGTCATCGCCGTCGACGGCAGCGACGTGTCGGGCCCGGAGTTGCGAGAGCACTGCAAGACGGCGCTCGCAGGATATAAGGTCCCCAAGGTGATCACGATCGTGGACGGGCTCCCGACGGACCCCCAGGGCAAGCTACTCAAGAGAGAGCTGCGCCGCCTGCACGCAAAGGACTGA
- a CDS encoding iron-containing alcohol dehydrogenase, producing the protein MQSSLISLTPMERVHIGTPVAEAAAQEAELLGASRVFVVCSGTLNSQTDEIRRVIEALGDRFVGLFDAVRPHVPRQDVIAATLVAAEADPDMLLCVGGGSATDLTKILAVTLEHGIRTTSEVDAYHLQVNPDTSVTAPSFSAPSIPVVVAPTTLAGGEFNALAGSTDEESNVKEGYVHPAMTPRAVILDPALTRHTPEWLWLSTGVRALDHAFETLGSLESNGYYDGMAMNAIRLLSEGLVRVKEDGDDLEARRMCQVGAWSSMVAIVAGLDMGISHAVGHALGGSFKVPHGHTSCVMAPFALEYNREVNEHRQALISVAFGEPQTPAHELADALIRRLGMPRSLTEVGLSEDDLSSLAAYTFKDIWCGTNPNPIADADALVPLLRRAL; encoded by the coding sequence GTGCAGTCATCACTCATCTCTCTGACCCCCATGGAGAGAGTCCATATCGGGACCCCGGTCGCGGAGGCCGCGGCGCAGGAAGCGGAGCTCCTCGGCGCGAGCCGGGTCTTCGTGGTCTGCAGTGGGACCCTGAACTCCCAGACCGACGAGATCCGACGGGTGATCGAGGCCCTGGGTGATCGGTTCGTCGGCCTGTTCGACGCGGTCCGGCCCCACGTGCCCCGCCAGGACGTCATCGCGGCGACCCTGGTCGCGGCCGAGGCGGATCCGGACATGCTGCTGTGTGTCGGCGGCGGCTCGGCGACGGACCTGACGAAGATCCTCGCGGTGACCCTGGAGCACGGGATCCGCACAACCTCCGAGGTGGACGCCTACCACCTGCAGGTCAACCCCGACACCTCGGTGACCGCCCCGAGTTTCTCGGCCCCGAGCATCCCCGTGGTGGTGGCCCCCACGACGCTGGCCGGAGGCGAGTTCAACGCGCTGGCGGGATCAACGGACGAGGAGAGCAATGTCAAGGAGGGGTACGTCCATCCGGCGATGACCCCGCGGGCCGTCATCCTCGATCCCGCGCTCACCCGGCACACCCCGGAATGGCTCTGGCTCTCGACCGGGGTGCGCGCTCTCGATCACGCCTTCGAGACCCTGGGGTCACTCGAGTCGAACGGGTACTACGACGGGATGGCGATGAACGCCATCCGCCTGCTCTCCGAGGGCCTCGTCCGGGTGAAGGAGGACGGCGATGACCTGGAGGCCAGGCGGATGTGCCAGGTCGGAGCCTGGTCGTCGATGGTCGCGATCGTCGCCGGCCTGGACATGGGTATCAGCCACGCGGTCGGGCATGCGCTCGGAGGGTCGTTCAAGGTCCCGCACGGACACACCTCCTGCGTGATGGCGCCGTTCGCCCTGGAGTACAACCGGGAGGTCAACGAACATCGCCAGGCGCTGATCAGCGTGGCGTTCGGCGAGCCGCAGACACCTGCGCACGAGCTCGCCGACGCGCTCATCAGGCGGCTGGGCATGCCGCGGTCGCTCACCGAGGTCGGACTGTCCGAGGACGACCTGTCCAGCCTAGCCGCGTACACCTTCAAGGACATCTGGTGCGGGACCAACCCGAACCCGATCGCGGACGCCGACGCGCTGGTCCCCCTGCTGCGTCGCGCGCTCTGA
- a CDS encoding class I SAM-dependent methyltransferase — protein sequence MTQTWKKIVDADPGHSHRYAKRWDDMVAEGVDIDGEARLIDAMAPRGARILDAGCGQGRTGAYLHERGHRVTGVDLDPHLVGRARELCPGATWEVADLAGDDWATGPFDLAVSAGNVLAFVDPADRGAVLANLAARLVTPSDDVGGRPGRLVVGFGLDRGWTREEFDDDARRAGLELEQRWSTWDLRPFTEGSGFMVAVLVRR from the coding sequence ATGACGCAGACGTGGAAGAAGATCGTGGACGCCGATCCCGGGCACTCGCATCGCTATGCCAAGCGGTGGGACGACATGGTGGCCGAGGGCGTGGACATCGACGGCGAGGCACGGCTGATCGACGCCATGGCCCCGCGCGGTGCGCGGATCCTCGACGCGGGGTGCGGACAGGGGCGGACCGGCGCCTACCTTCACGAGCGCGGTCATCGGGTCACCGGGGTGGACCTCGATCCGCACCTGGTCGGACGGGCGCGGGAGCTGTGCCCCGGCGCCACCTGGGAGGTCGCGGACCTGGCAGGGGATGACTGGGCGACCGGCCCGTTCGACCTGGCGGTCTCCGCAGGCAACGTCCTGGCGTTCGTCGACCCCGCCGACCGTGGAGCGGTCCTGGCCAACCTCGCGGCGCGACTGGTGACACCGTCAGACGACGTCGGGGGTCGACCCGGGCGGCTGGTGGTGGGGTTCGGGCTCGACCGCGGGTGGACGCGCGAGGAGTTCGACGACGACGCACGCAGGGCGGGACTCGAGCTGGAGCAGCGCTGGTCCACCTGGGACCTCCGGCCGTTCACGGAGGGCAGTGGGTTCATGGTCGCCGTGCTCGTGCGCCGATAG